CACCGACCGCCGACTCGTCTACGGAGCAGGCTCGAGGCGAGGAGGAAGAGCCATCGGCAGCGCACTGGCCCGCAGCCCAAGGGTGGGCAGTTGCGGGAGCAAGAGTTCCAACGCGTGTGCCGTGCGGGTGGCATGGGGGAGGCCGTCATGCAAAAGCACGATGTCGCCGCCGCGCAGGTGGCGGAAAAGCCAGCGCGCCATGCGCACCGGGTCGGCGTCCGGGCGGTAGTCGCCGGTGCTGATGGACCAGAGAACGAGGCGCTTGTCGCACGCCTGGGCCGCCTTGACCAGCGCCGGGCTCAGCGAGCCGTACGGCGGGCGAAAGCAGCGTGGCACCCAGCCCACGGCGGCCGCTACTGCCTGGTCGGTGCGCGACAGGTCCTGGCGGATGACCTGCCGGCTGCGCCGCGACAGCCGGGCGTGGTCGAAGGAGTGGCTGCCAAGCCCATGGCCGGCGTGGACTACACGGCGCACCAGCTCCGGATAGGCAGCTGCCCGCTGACCGGTGACGAAGAAGGTCGCCCGGCAGCCATACGCGTCCAGGAGGGCGAGGATCAGCGGGGTGACGTGCGGCTCAGGGCCGTCGTCGAAGGTGAGGTAGATTTCCTCGCGGCTCGGTCCCCGCCAGGTGACCCACGGGACGGCCTTGCTGAGGATCCGGGGTAGGCGATACATGCTCAGAGAGTTGCTTCGGGTTCTCCCACGTCCGCCGGGTTCGCCTGCCAGGTCAGCCTCGCCGGGTGGGTCTTGCGCAGGCTGGGATAGCCTTCGTGAGTCTCCCCGCCCCCGAGGCTTCCCCTCGGCGCTTCTCACCGGCTGCCGAGGCTGCCGTTGGACAGCTTCTCCCGTAGGATGAATCCCAACCCCACGAGGCTGGGGAGCAGCACGTTGATGACAAACAGCATGAGCGATGCGTTGAACGCCGTGGTGTCCTGCACGTGCACGTAGGAGAAGAACTCCACCGCCGCGCGCTCGCGCACGCCAAGGTCGCCCAGGGAAATGGGCACCAGAGTCTTGACAAAGAGCGTGGCAGTGGCCGCCT
The Calditrichota bacterium DNA segment above includes these coding regions:
- a CDS encoding polysaccharide deacetylase family protein, producing the protein MYRLPRILSKAVPWVTWRGPSREEIYLTFDDGPEPHVTPLILALLDAYGCRATFFVTGQRAAAYPELVRRVVHAGHGLGSHSFDHARLSRRSRQVIRQDLSRTDQAVAAAVGWVPRCFRPPYGSLSPALVKAAQACDKRLVLWSISTGDYRPDADPVRMARWLFRHLRGGDIVLLHDGLPHATRTAHALELLLPQLPTLGLRASALPMALPPRLEPAP